One Magnetospirillum sp. 15-1 DNA window includes the following coding sequences:
- a CDS encoding YdcF family protein — MNRVTSHRLAIVAMMAVGTAFGAWAGGLVWFAADLATRVEDGATVTDAVVVLTGGADRLEAGLALLEAGKGGKLFISGVHKGVDLPDLLRKAHMAPAQAQCCIVLGHAADDTVGNATETAAWMGREGFSSLRLVTAAYHMRRALLEFRRAMPETAIVAHPVFPDAFKRDRWWRWPGTAHLLAVEYTKYLAAVARPLFAPKKSERKP, encoded by the coding sequence ATGAACCGGGTGACGTCGCACCGCCTCGCCATCGTCGCCATGATGGCGGTGGGTACGGCGTTCGGCGCCTGGGCCGGCGGGCTGGTCTGGTTCGCCGCCGATCTGGCGACGCGGGTGGAGGACGGAGCCACCGTCACCGACGCCGTCGTGGTGCTGACCGGCGGCGCCGACCGGCTGGAGGCCGGACTGGCGCTGCTGGAGGCCGGCAAGGGCGGCAAGCTGTTCATCTCCGGCGTGCATAAGGGCGTCGATCTGCCCGACCTGCTGCGCAAGGCGCATATGGCGCCGGCCCAGGCCCAATGCTGCATCGTGCTGGGCCATGCCGCCGACGATACGGTGGGCAACGCCACCGAGACCGCCGCCTGGATGGGACGCGAGGGCTTTTCCTCGCTGCGGCTGGTGACGGCGGCCTATCACATGCGCCGCGCCCTGCTGGAATTCCGCCGCGCCATGCCCGAGACGGCCATCGTCGCCCACCCGGTGTTCCCCGACGCCTTCAAGCGGGACCGGTGGTGGCGCTGGCCCGGCACCGCCCATCTGCTGGCGGTGGAATATACCAAATATCTGG
- a CDS encoding FtsX-like permease family protein, translating into MFRRRHSDLPLAGDATSRFLPWLVALMVFLSSMAVAGAFVIGAVIERWDRDVSGTLTVQVLPAGGEHADAVTEERVNSAIDVMRKVPGVLAVRAFDKKRTLALLEPWLGSTEMVQDMPLPRLIDVTIDPESRIDLAEVALRLSRAVPGASLDDHRVWLSRLINLSRTMQWLAVVVVVLIGAVTSATVVYATRTGMAVHHGIIEVLHLIGAHDDYIARQFADRAFALGIAGGLMGLGLAVPALTAIGWAARRLEGGFLPSLSLPVLGYVAIGLLPLLAALLAMLTARLTVHGTLAKLP; encoded by the coding sequence ATGTTCCGCCGCCGCCATTCCGACCTGCCGCTGGCCGGCGACGCCACCTCGCGCTTCCTGCCCTGGCTGGTGGCGCTGATGGTGTTCCTGTCGTCCATGGCGGTGGCCGGAGCCTTCGTCATCGGCGCGGTGATCGAGCGCTGGGACCGCGACGTATCGGGAACCCTGACCGTGCAGGTGCTGCCGGCCGGCGGCGAGCACGCCGACGCGGTGACCGAGGAGCGGGTCAATTCCGCCATCGACGTGATGCGCAAGGTGCCGGGCGTGCTGGCGGTCCGCGCCTTCGATAAGAAGCGCACTCTGGCCCTGCTCGAGCCCTGGCTGGGCAGCACCGAGATGGTGCAGGACATGCCGCTGCCCCGGCTGATCGACGTCACCATCGACCCCGAATCCCGCATCGATCTGGCCGAGGTGGCCCTGCGCCTGTCCCGCGCCGTGCCCGGCGCCTCGCTGGACGACCACCGGGTATGGCTGTCGCGCCTGATCAACCTGTCGCGCACCATGCAATGGCTGGCCGTGGTGGTGGTGGTGCTGATTGGCGCGGTGACCTCGGCCACCGTGGTCTACGCCACCCGCACCGGCATGGCGGTACATCACGGCATCATCGAGGTGCTGCACCTGATCGGCGCCCATGACGACTATATCGCCCGGCAATTCGCCGACCGCGCCTTCGCTCTCGGCATCGCCGGCGGACTGATGGGCCTCGGCCTCGCCGTACCGGCGCTGACCGCCATCGGCTGGGCGGCCCGGCGTCTCGAGGGCGGCTTCCTGCCCAGCCTGTCCCTGCCGGTGCTGGGCTATGTCGCCATCGGCCTGCTGCCGCTGCTGGCCGCCCTCCTCGCCATGCTGACGGCGCGGCTCACCGTCCACGGCACCCTGGCCAAGCTGCCATGA
- the ftsE gene encoding cell division ATP-binding protein FtsE, producing the protein MRHRPRGENIIRFDSVGLRYGLGPEVLQDVTFKLPAGSFHFLTGPSGAGKSSLLRLMYLGLRPTRGRVVLFDRDIAATKRYELPALRRRIGVVFQDFRLLDHMTALDNVALPLRVRGVKESEIRRHVPELLSWVGLADHLGAKPSTLSGGQKQRVAIARAVIGRPDLLLADEPTGNVDDHIAMRLMYLFEELNKLGTTIVVATHNELLVRRFTHLPRLHIEHGMVTTLHQEPAAVDDPEAE; encoded by the coding sequence GTGCGGCATCGCCCTCGTGGGGAAAACATCATCCGGTTCGACAGTGTCGGCCTGCGCTACGGCTTGGGGCCGGAGGTGCTGCAGGACGTCACCTTCAAGCTGCCGGCCGGGTCCTTTCACTTCCTGACCGGACCGTCCGGCGCGGGCAAATCCTCGTTGCTGCGCCTGATGTATCTGGGCCTGCGGCCGACGCGCGGCCGCGTCGTGCTGTTCGACCGCGACATCGCCGCCACCAAGCGCTACGAGCTTCCGGCGCTCCGCCGCCGCATCGGGGTGGTGTTCCAGGATTTCCGCCTGCTCGACCACATGACCGCGCTCGACAACGTGGCGCTGCCGCTGCGCGTGCGCGGTGTCAAGGAATCCGAGATCCGGCGCCACGTGCCGGAACTGCTGTCCTGGGTGGGGCTGGCCGACCATCTGGGAGCCAAGCCCTCGACGCTCTCGGGCGGGCAGAAGCAGCGCGTCGCCATCGCCCGCGCGGTGATCGGGCGGCCCGACCTGCTGCTGGCCGACGAACCCACCGGCAACGTGGACGATCACATCGCCATGCGGCTGATGTACCTGTTCGAGGAGCTGAACAAGCTGGGCACCACCATCGTGGTGGCCACCCACAACGAATTACTGGTTCGCCGCTTCACCCATCTGCCCCGCCTGCACATCGAGCACGGCATGGTCACCACCCTGCATCAGGAGCCGGCGGCCGTGGACGATCCGGAGGCGGAGTGA